GTTTCCAATATTAAAGCCGATTTACTTCCAGAAGATAAATTGAATTTTATAAAAGAACTTCGTGGTAAGCATCAAAGTGTGGCAATGGTCGGGGATGGAGTAAACGATGCACCAGCACTTGCAGCTTCGACGGTTGGTGTTGCGATGGGTGGTGCTGGAACCGACACAGCATTAGAAACGGCTGATATTGCTTTAATGTCCGATGATTTAAGCAAATTACCATATACAATTAAATTAAGTCGTAAGGCTTTGGCGATCATCAAGCAAAACATTACCTTTTCTTTAGCTATTAAGGCAGTTGCTTTATTACTCATTGTTCCTGGATGGTTAACTTTATGGTTAGCGATTTTTGCAGACATGGGAGCAACATTAATAGTTACTCTAAATAGCTTACGACTATTGAAAGTTAAAGAATAAAATGTTTAAGCCGATTTCTCTTAACGTAAGGAAAATCGGCTTTTTCTATGTAAAAAATCGCTTAGCGTACAAAATTCGCGTTAATTGCTCTGGACCCCATATAGTCCCATCCTCAAAAAAATGGCTTTTACATAAGTACATTTTTGTAAAATTATATTTGAACAACATTGACTTTTCTGAATATTTGTGGATAATAATTATAGTTAAATAGTTTGTATGTTGAGCACTTACGAGTGTAACTGCAGCTCCATCTATACCAGTAGCAATAATCTTACTCCTGTTAGCAATTTTATTAAGAATTATCAGCATAAAAATATTGACGGGAGAGATGTCTATGAAAAAATTACCAAGTCTTCTATACGTAAAATTCCTTATATCTGTTGTAACGGAAACAGTTTGGACAGGATTAGCTGGTATCGCTGTAAGTGCTGAGTATATGAGCGAATAAGTTTTAAAAAGTCGTCATTTGACCACTTTTTTTGTTTCCATTTTTAGAAGCGCATTATCTAAGGAAAAGGGTTTGTTATTAAAGTAAAAGATTGCAAGGAAAAGATGAAGGGTATCTTTGTCAAGGCATATACTTAAACATTCGGATGTTTTGGTTGAAGAAAAGCTTTCTCTTTTAGGAAAGCTTTTCTTATTATCCACAAGATTTAGTTCGAAAAAGTGTACTTTTCCAACGCTTTAATATAAATTACATGAGCCACACTATTAATTTTATAGTTATATGGTAATATATACTAAAAAAGCAAAAAAATGCGTGGGTGAGATTTTTGAAAAAACCAATGGATTTAAACTCTTTAGTAAGCAGTTATAACTTTTTATCAAAAGAGACTTTTGATGAACTACTGAGATTTTTCGATTTTGATTTAAGAAAAGATGAAATTGAACAAATTTCAAAGTTTATAGATAACTTAACAATTGAAAATAAATATTTTGGGTACTTTTATTTGGGTTACAAGATACCTCAAATAGACAAAGAATTTGATTTACTTAGATTTGGAGAAAACTATATCTTAAATGTTGAAATAAAATCTATCTTAAAAGTAGATGCTGCAAAGGAACAACTAATTAAGAATAGGTATTATTTAGCTTCCTTAGGCAAGAAAATAAAGTCATTTACTTATGTCGCAGAACATAACAGTCTTTATCAACTAGATGATGATGAAAACTTTCAACAAATAGAATTTGATGTATTTGAAAAACTTTTGACTAGTCAAAAATTGGAGCACCATTCAAATTTAGATGACTTATTTGATCCATCTGATTATCTAGTATCCCCCTTCAATGATAGTGAAAGGTTCAATAGTGGTTCTTACTTTTTGACTAAACAACAACAGGAGTTTAAAGATGCTATATTAAATAGTTCCGCAAAATTTACAATTATAGAGGGTCTACCAGGAACCGGAAAGACATTAATGCTCTACGATTTAGCAAAAGAATTTAATAAGAATCATGATATTGTAGTTATTCACACGGGCACCTTAAATACGGGGCATTTGATATTGAATCAACAATATAAATGGAACATCATTCCTATTAAAGCGTGTAAAGGGATTGAGCAAATAAAACCACAATTTATTTTTGTTGATGAGACTCAAAGAATGAGACCTTCACAACTTGACTATCTTATTAGATATGTAATAGAAAATGATATATTCTGCATTTTCTCGATTGATCCAAGGCAAATTCTCTCTCTTCAAGAATGGAATTACGATAATAAACGTACACTCATGACCTTGGAAGATAGTGAAGTATATAAATTAAGTAAAAAGATTAGAACAAATAAAGAGCTTGGAGCTTTTATTAAAGGTTTATTTAACTTAAATCATATGAAGTATTGCAATAACACCGATAATATATCTATTCACTACTTTGATGATATTAATCGAGCTAGAGGATTTGCAGAAGGATTGGAAATAGAAGGATGGCAGGTTATCGACTATACAGGAGAAAATTGGAATGGGCATTTAATCGAAAAGATGAGACTATACAGAGGATTAAATGCGCATGGTGTTCTGGGGCAAGAGTTTGATAAGGTTCTTGTTTTAGTAGGATCTACTTTTTACTTTGGTGAAGATGGTGGTCTTGCTGTAAGAGGAAAAAATTATTATGATCCGGAACGTATGTTTTATCAATCAGTTACCCGTGCAAGAAAACAAATCATGTTGCTTATTGTAAATAATCCAGAATTCATGACTAAGCTCATTAATGCACTGAATAACAAGAAAAAGCAAATGTCTTAATAAAAATTACAGAGTTTTCTTCAACTAAAGGTTAGCTTTAGTCTAAGATTAACCTTCAACAATCTAAGCGCGAGTGTTGAAGGTCTAATTAAAATTCTAAATTGAAACTTTAGCAGTTGAATATAATAGTAATCAGTTTTTAAAAAAAGAGGGAGGAAACTCCCTATTTTCCTCAGAATATAACTTCGTGTAAAATCTCTGTTTTATGAATTGAACATTTTAACGCCAAACCATGAAGAATCCTGTGTTTCTTAGTGGGGGAAATGGAAACTACCAGCAAAACTCAAATGCAAATAGCCTAGAAAAAATATATCTAATGCTAAAGATTTTATAGAAAATAAAAAGATATAGTTAAGACCCATAACTTAGATTTAGCAGGTTATCAGGAATTTAAGCAGAGAGACCAAGATTTAAAAATTGGAGACAACATTTACGACCATCTTGACAAAATCTCATTTTTTATTTGTAGGTTCAAGTATTGGAACAATGAGATTGTTCTTGAGGAATGGATTAGAAGGCAAATAAGGTTATTAAGAATTGATTTAAACAATGTACTCGAGAAAAAATGGTAGTATTTGGATTGTTGGTGAGGTAAATGAAAAAAAGGAAAAAGGTTTTATCTAAAGCCTTATACTTATAATAGGGATAAATATACTGATAACTAAGAGATCCTTTTGAACTAACAGGTGCGTTAGTTGAATGAAAAACAATTGGCTCTTTATAATATGATTTATTTCAAGGGGAGAGAGTGCTTTTGAATGAAGAAAAAAGAAAAAATCTAAAAGAAACTGGCAAAGGACTTACTCTAGAAACCGCTTTAAGTGTTGGTAGTGATACTGCAGCTGAAATTGCTAAAAATTCTATAACAAGTGTGATAGGAGATATCTTGGTAGATACAGCAGGTTCACTTATCCCTGGCGTTTCAGGTGCGGTTCAAAATTATAAACGTAATCGCTTTGAAAGAAACATAACAACTTTTACTGAGTATTTATACACCAAGATAGAAGACATACGTGTTAATTTAGAGCATAAATCAGATGAACAAAAAGAAAAGATTGATCAACTCTTTCATTATGTAATGGACTATGTCATTGATGAGCAACAAGAAGACAAAATTGAGTACATGGTCAATGGATTTGTAAACATCACAGATCACGAACAAGTGTCGGATGATTTTATCCTAACGTATTATGATGTGCTTAAAGAGCTCAGAATGGTTGATATTTCCGTTTTAAGGCTTATGTACTCCTCACGGTTTATGTTTGACCAAGAAACCCGGGAAACGTTTCATGATGTAATGGAAATGCATGGTATAAGTTACGAACAATATGAATCGGTCAGAAGAAATTTATTAAGGGTTGGGCTACTAACAACAAAAACAGATTTAAGCATTACAGATGATCTTAATGAAATCGCGAAGAGGTTTAAAGAATTATACACATACCTTGATAAGTTAACAAACCCAAGACATAAAGGATCATTACCTAAGTTAAAAGAACCAAAAATGAAGTCAAAAGAAAATTTCGAGATGTCCAAGTTTGGGCGAGATTTTGTTGAGTTTTTCT
This genomic interval from Metabacillus schmidteae contains the following:
- a CDS encoding DNA/RNA helicase domain-containing protein, which gives rise to MRFLKKPMDLNSLVSSYNFLSKETFDELLRFFDFDLRKDEIEQISKFIDNLTIENKYFGYFYLGYKIPQIDKEFDLLRFGENYILNVEIKSILKVDAAKEQLIKNRYYLASLGKKIKSFTYVAEHNSLYQLDDDENFQQIEFDVFEKLLTSQKLEHHSNLDDLFDPSDYLVSPFNDSERFNSGSYFLTKQQQEFKDAILNSSAKFTIIEGLPGTGKTLMLYDLAKEFNKNHDIVVIHTGTLNTGHLILNQQYKWNIIPIKACKGIEQIKPQFIFVDETQRMRPSQLDYLIRYVIENDIFCIFSIDPRQILSLQEWNYDNKRTLMTLEDSEVYKLSKKIRTNKELGAFIKGLFNLNHMKYCNNTDNISIHYFDDINRARGFAEGLEIEGWQVIDYTGENWNGHLIEKMRLYRGLNAHGVLGQEFDKVLVLVGSTFYFGEDGGLAVRGKNYYDPERMFYQSVTRARKQIMLLIVNNPEFMTKLINALNNKKKQMS
- a CDS encoding SET domain-containing protein; the encoded protein is MNEEKRKNLKETGKGLTLETALSVGSDTAAEIAKNSITSVIGDILVDTAGSLIPGVSGAVQNYKRNRFERNITTFTEYLYTKIEDIRVNLEHKSDEQKEKIDQLFHYVMDYVIDEQQEDKIEYMVNGFVNITDHEQVSDDFILTYYDVLKELRMVDISVLRLMYSSRFMFDQETRETFHDVMEMHGISYEQYESVRRNLLRVGLLTTKTDLSITDDLNEIAKRFKELYTYLDKLTNPRHKGSLPKLKEPKMKSKENFEMSKFGRDFVEFFLGLDKE